One stretch of Actinacidiphila sp. DG2A-62 DNA includes these proteins:
- a CDS encoding DUF6227 family protein, whose protein sequence is MDAEPARGGDAAAGGGGPGERFAALLARAENGERAALLAAEVRSALMHHCGLQSCRHAKGPPRPMNRRTYRHSFLLPDGGVRLLWELEHDTGPGGGTVYALFTDREDLAVAEWDVDTAFGFAAGPPELPPGLGALGRGVEAPEGPGGEWPPGSWPSDAPGPRGAGGRAGFRRAYTESDSADHAWRLLRRAANAGATGDEMRDRLRTAIAHGITIVTRRSTVVAGRPVSWSLYEHAFLLLDGSEVSLWEIDHTRTPSGDPVCEVYTSQDAALDTAVRRIEAG, encoded by the coding sequence ATGGACGCAGAGCCTGCACGGGGAGGGGACGCGGCGGCGGGCGGCGGCGGACCCGGTGAACGGTTCGCCGCGCTGCTGGCGCGGGCGGAGAACGGCGAGCGGGCCGCGCTGTTGGCGGCGGAGGTGCGCTCGGCGCTGATGCACCACTGCGGTCTCCAGTCCTGCCGCCACGCCAAGGGCCCGCCGCGGCCGATGAACCGCAGGACGTACCGCCACAGCTTCCTGCTGCCGGACGGCGGGGTGCGGCTGCTGTGGGAGCTGGAGCACGACACGGGACCGGGCGGCGGCACGGTGTACGCGCTGTTCACCGACCGCGAGGACCTGGCGGTCGCCGAGTGGGACGTCGACACGGCCTTCGGCTTCGCCGCGGGGCCGCCCGAACTGCCGCCGGGCCTCGGCGCGCTGGGCCGGGGGGTGGAGGCGCCGGAGGGTCCCGGCGGCGAGTGGCCGCCCGGCTCGTGGCCCTCGGACGCGCCGGGGCCGCGCGGCGCCGGCGGCCGGGCGGGCTTCCGCCGCGCCTACACCGAGAGCGACTCGGCGGACCACGCCTGGCGGCTGTTACGCCGGGCGGCCAACGCCGGCGCCACCGGCGACGAGATGCGCGACCGCCTGCGGACCGCGATCGCGCACGGCATCACCATCGTGACCCGGCGCAGCACGGTCGTCGCCGGCCGGCCGGTCTCGTGGTCGCTGTACGAGCACGCCTTCCTGCTGCTGGACGGCAGCGAGGTCAGCCTGTGGGAGATCGACCACACCCGCACGCCCAGCGGTGACCCGGTGTGCGAGGTCTACACCTCCCAGGACGCGGCCCTGGACACCGCGGTGCGCCGTATCGAGGCCGGCTGA
- a CDS encoding ThuA domain-containing protein, with protein sequence MTSPDVVVFTATADYRHDSIPAGAAALAELAASRGLSVLHTEDPADLRPDVLDGCAAVVFLSPTGDVLDPGARGALRAHVTGGGGFLGVHAAACAEYGWPYYGELVGARFARHPEIQPARISVVDRAHPATAHLPALWSWTDEWYDFRPGPSAADVRVLATVDEATYDGGAMGAPHPLVWCGRSGLGRTFYTALGHLPAAYADADFRRHLLGALTWCARVGDAPGA encoded by the coding sequence GTGACGTCCCCGGACGTCGTGGTCTTCACCGCGACCGCGGACTACCGGCACGACTCGATCCCGGCCGGCGCCGCCGCCCTCGCCGAACTGGCCGCCTCCCGGGGGCTGTCCGTACTGCACACCGAGGACCCGGCGGACCTGCGCCCGGACGTCCTCGACGGCTGCGCGGCCGTGGTCTTCCTCTCCCCCACCGGCGACGTCCTCGATCCCGGCGCCCGCGGCGCGCTGCGCGCCCACGTCACCGGCGGCGGCGGGTTCCTCGGCGTGCACGCCGCGGCCTGCGCGGAGTACGGCTGGCCCTACTACGGGGAGTTGGTGGGCGCGCGCTTCGCCCGTCACCCGGAGATCCAGCCCGCGCGGATCTCCGTCGTGGACCGCGCGCACCCGGCGACCGCCCACCTGCCGGCCCTCTGGTCGTGGACCGACGAGTGGTACGACTTCCGTCCCGGCCCCTCGGCCGCGGACGTACGGGTGCTGGCCACCGTGGACGAGGCCACGTACGACGGCGGGGCGATGGGCGCTCCGCACCCGCTGGTGTGGTGCGGGCGGTCCGGCCTCGGGCGTACGTTCTACACCGCGCTGGGCCACCTGCCCGCCGCGTACGCCGACGCGGACTTCCGCCGCCATCTGCTGGGCGCGCTGACGTGGTGCGCGCGCGTCGGGGACGCGCCGGGCGCATAG
- a CDS encoding AraC family transcriptional regulator: MTESVVVPRFIATAAASSCADAERMVRAAGIPGVLRDPETVRTPSANTYRLWGSVVSRAGRADAGLLAAAEYEPGTLDLFDYLLSTAPTVGEGLARAAAHVHLVSSNSVFSSHESDDEITFGYAVRHGDAELRGVVAEFALAVVVAQLRHATGTAFAPIRVGFAHRAPRRRDAHAGYAEAFGEARVDFETGADTITLHRADLTRPLVTADPALAVIIRRAADALPPPRQAPESAVPGLHAAIRAQLADGRPSLAEAARMLAVSPRTLQRRLGEFGTTWRAELDAVRREQSAGLLHTCAGPAQRAARLGFAESRSLRRAMSRWDAREREASRPLLRDAVRDGGVDGVGNGTRDGVPDDVPGRVTGGEPGGGPGGEPGRVTGGEPGGVPGREPGRVTGREPGGVPGGEPGRTREGAGRDRRRSTVAAGRATSPEEEAEAS, from the coding sequence ATGACGGAGAGCGTGGTCGTCCCCCGCTTCATCGCCACAGCCGCCGCGAGCAGCTGCGCGGACGCGGAGCGCATGGTGCGGGCGGCGGGCATCCCGGGCGTCCTGCGCGACCCGGAGACGGTACGGACCCCCTCGGCGAACACCTACCGGCTGTGGGGCTCGGTGGTCTCCCGTGCCGGACGCGCGGACGCGGGCCTGCTGGCCGCGGCGGAGTACGAGCCGGGCACCCTCGACCTGTTCGACTACCTGCTGAGCACCGCGCCCACGGTCGGCGAGGGGCTCGCCCGCGCCGCCGCCCACGTCCACCTGGTCAGCAGCAACTCCGTGTTCAGCTCGCACGAGTCGGACGACGAGATCACCTTCGGCTACGCGGTCCGCCACGGCGACGCCGAACTGCGGGGCGTGGTCGCCGAGTTCGCGCTCGCCGTGGTCGTCGCGCAGCTGCGGCACGCCACCGGGACCGCGTTCGCACCGATCCGCGTCGGCTTCGCGCACCGGGCGCCGCGACGCCGCGACGCGCACGCGGGGTACGCCGAGGCGTTCGGCGAGGCCCGCGTCGACTTCGAGACCGGCGCGGACACGATCACCCTCCACCGCGCCGATCTGACCCGGCCGTTGGTCACCGCGGACCCCGCGCTCGCGGTCATCATCCGGCGGGCCGCGGACGCGCTGCCGCCGCCCCGACAGGCGCCGGAGTCCGCGGTGCCGGGGCTGCACGCCGCGATCAGGGCCCAACTGGCGGACGGGCGGCCGTCGTTGGCGGAGGCGGCCCGGATGCTCGCGGTCAGCCCGCGCACCCTGCAGCGCCGCCTGGGCGAGTTCGGCACCACCTGGCGCGCGGAGTTGGACGCGGTACGGCGCGAGCAGTCGGCCGGGCTACTGCACACCTGCGCGGGTCCCGCGCAGCGCGCGGCGCGCCTGGGATTCGCCGAGTCCCGTTCGCTGCGGCGCGCGATGAGCCGGTGGGACGCGCGCGAGCGGGAGGCGTCCCGCCCGCTGCTGCGCGACGCCGTGCGCGACGGGGGCGTCGACGGGGTAGGGAACGGAACACGGGACGGTGTGCCGGACGACGTCCCGGGCCGGGTAACCGGCGGTGAACCGGGCGGCGGGCCCGGCGGTGAACCGGGCCGCGTAACCGGCGGTGAACCAGGCGGCGTGCCCGGCCGTGAACCGGGCCGCGTAACCGGCCGTGAGCCAGGCGGCGTGCCCGGCGGTGAACCGGGCCGGACGCGGGAGGGCGCCGGGCGGGACCGGCGCCGGAGCACGGTGGCCGCGGGCCGGGCGACCAGCCCGGAGGAGGAGGCGGAGGCGTCATGA
- a CDS encoding TetR family transcriptional regulator, with amino-acid sequence MSHTPGVRQAQKQQTRQSLLDAGLRLLEHQNLSSLGLRELTREVGVSPAAFYRHFPGMADLGVALVAESLGSLHSMVRDVLAGSGDSADIIDRTVAITAAYAVEHRPHIRFIARERYGGVRPVREAIAAELDRFADEVAAGLAAQPASAGWQPDELLILAQLYVDHMVMTAAAFLDADPGDPAAHERIVRAARLRMRIISLGRAHWLDR; translated from the coding sequence ATGAGTCACACTCCCGGCGTCCGCCAGGCGCAGAAGCAGCAGACCCGCCAGTCCCTGCTGGACGCCGGCCTGCGGCTGCTGGAGCACCAGAACCTCAGCAGCCTGGGGCTGCGCGAGCTGACCCGCGAGGTGGGCGTCTCCCCCGCGGCGTTCTACCGGCACTTCCCCGGCATGGCCGACCTCGGGGTCGCCCTGGTCGCCGAGTCGCTGGGCAGCCTGCACTCGATGGTCCGCGACGTGCTGGCGGGGTCCGGCGACTCCGCGGACATCATCGACCGCACCGTGGCGATCACCGCCGCGTACGCCGTGGAGCACCGGCCGCACATCCGCTTCATCGCCCGCGAGCGCTACGGCGGGGTACGGCCGGTGCGCGAGGCCATCGCGGCCGAGCTGGACCGGTTCGCCGACGAGGTGGCGGCCGGTCTGGCGGCCCAGCCCGCCTCGGCCGGCTGGCAGCCCGACGAGCTGCTGATACTCGCGCAGCTCTACGTCGACCACATGGTCATGACCGCCGCGGCGTTCCTCGACGCGGACCCCGGGGACCCGGCGGCGCACGAGCGCATCGTGCGGGCCGCGCGGCTGCGCATGCGGATCATCAGCCTGGGCCGCGCCCACTGGCTGGACCGCTGA
- a CDS encoding DUF4190 domain-containing protein: protein MSAAERGRRDADGMAVASFLLGLPGLLVMNIVLGPAAIVLAVTAYARGTRRRGRALLGLALGVADLVVLVALTIADHGVLWSFS, encoded by the coding sequence CTGTCCGCCGCCGAGCGCGGCCGCCGCGACGCCGACGGCATGGCCGTCGCGTCCTTCCTGCTCGGCCTGCCCGGCCTGCTCGTCATGAACATCGTGCTCGGCCCGGCCGCGATCGTCCTGGCGGTCACCGCGTACGCGCGCGGCACCCGCCGCCGGGGCCGCGCGCTGCTCGGCCTGGCGCTCGGCGTCGCCGACCTGGTGGTCCTCGTCGCACTGACCATCGCCGACCACGGCGTCCTGTGGTCCTTCAGCTGA
- a CDS encoding glycine hydroxymethyltransferase gives MAQQHDLTAPPAADAADGRTTESTAFRSALDVIRGVEPRVADAIAAELTDQREMLKLIASENYASPAVLLAMGNWFSDKYAEGTVGRRFYAGCRNVDTVESLAAEHAKSVFGAAHAYAQPHSGIDANLVAFWAVLSQRVEAPALAEAGVRQVNDLSEQDWAKLRAAFGNQRMLGMSLDAGGHLTHGFRPNISGKMFDQRSYGTDPRTGLVDYDALRASAREFRPLIIVAGYSAYPRLVNFRIMREIADEVGATLMVDMAHFAGLVAGKVLTGDFDPVPHANIVTTTTHKSLRGPRGGMVLCDDTLAEHVDRGCPMVLGGPLPHVMAAKAVALAEAARPEFRSYAQAIVDNSRALAEGLLKRGAKLVTGGTDNHLVLIDVSSYGLTGRQAEAALLESGIVTNRNSVPQDPNGAWYTSGIRIGTPALTTRGLGTAEMDEIADLIDAVLSGTSAAPAAKGGLSKANYVLADGLAERIAGQAADLVAGFPLYPAIDLG, from the coding sequence ATGGCGCAGCAGCACGACCTCACCGCACCGCCCGCCGCCGATGCGGCGGACGGCCGTACCACCGAGTCCACCGCCTTCCGCAGCGCGCTGGACGTGATCCGCGGCGTCGAGCCGCGCGTCGCCGACGCGATCGCGGCGGAGCTGACCGACCAGCGCGAGATGCTCAAGCTGATCGCGAGCGAGAACTACGCCTCGCCCGCCGTGCTGCTGGCGATGGGCAACTGGTTCAGCGACAAGTACGCCGAGGGCACCGTCGGCCGCCGCTTCTACGCCGGCTGCCGCAACGTGGACACCGTCGAGTCGCTGGCCGCCGAGCACGCCAAGAGCGTCTTCGGCGCCGCGCACGCGTACGCGCAGCCGCACTCGGGGATCGACGCGAACCTGGTCGCGTTCTGGGCGGTGCTCTCCCAGCGGGTGGAGGCCCCGGCGCTCGCCGAGGCCGGCGTGCGGCAGGTCAACGACCTGTCCGAGCAGGACTGGGCGAAGCTGCGCGCGGCCTTCGGCAACCAGCGCATGCTGGGCATGTCCCTGGACGCCGGCGGCCACCTCACCCACGGCTTCCGGCCCAACATCTCGGGCAAGATGTTCGACCAGCGCAGCTACGGCACCGACCCGCGCACCGGCCTGGTGGACTACGACGCGCTGCGCGCGAGCGCCCGCGAGTTCCGCCCGCTGATCATCGTCGCCGGCTACTCGGCGTACCCGCGGCTGGTCAACTTCCGGATCATGCGCGAGATCGCCGACGAGGTCGGCGCGACGCTGATGGTGGACATGGCGCACTTCGCGGGCCTGGTCGCGGGCAAGGTGCTGACCGGCGACTTCGACCCGGTGCCGCACGCGAACATCGTCACCACCACCACGCACAAGTCGCTGCGCGGCCCGCGCGGCGGCATGGTGCTGTGCGACGACACGCTGGCCGAGCACGTCGACCGCGGCTGCCCGATGGTGCTGGGCGGCCCGCTGCCGCACGTGATGGCGGCGAAGGCGGTGGCGCTGGCCGAGGCGGCGCGGCCGGAGTTCCGCTCCTACGCGCAGGCGATCGTCGACAACTCGCGGGCGCTGGCCGAGGGGCTGCTGAAGCGCGGGGCGAAGCTGGTGACCGGCGGCACGGACAACCACCTGGTGCTCATCGACGTGTCCTCGTACGGTCTGACCGGCCGCCAGGCGGAGGCGGCGCTGCTGGAGTCGGGCATCGTCACCAACCGCAACTCGGTGCCGCAGGACCCGAACGGCGCCTGGTACACCTCCGGCATCAGGATCGGCACGCCCGCGCTGACCACGCGGGGGCTGGGGACCGCGGAGATGGACGAGATCGCCGACCTGATCGACGCGGTGCTGTCCGGGACGAGCGCGGCCCCGGCTGCCAAGGGCGGCCTGTCGAAGGCCAATTACGTGCTGGCCGACGGCCTGGCCGAGCGGATCGCCGGGCAGGCCGCCGACCTGGTCGCGGGCTTCCCGCTGTACCCGGCGATCGACCTCGGCTGA
- a CDS encoding enoyl-CoA hydratase/isomerase family protein, with translation MRESVREHVTAGVGVIDLDRPSALNALDLAMVRRMTDTLTRWRADPAVRSVVVRSTSPKAFCAGGDIRAMRDAGMAGDDAAVRTYFSEEYALDLLIARYPKPYTALIDGYAMGGGLGISVHGSARVVTERASLAMPESAIGFFPDIGASYFLPRLPGAVGRWLGLTGTRIGGAAAVECGLATHYVPAAELPALEAGLLGGGEPAATLDLFAAPAPVSEIAGRRAVIDRCFGAPDLAGVRERLAAEAGGTETGGTEAGGAETGGAEAGGAETGGAEEDREWAAETLAVLDGASPMSLRITWDLLRAGEGATLEDCLARELELAVRTAREPDFHEGVRALLVDKDRRPAWSSRG, from the coding sequence GTGAGGGAGTCCGTGCGGGAGCACGTCACCGCCGGGGTCGGCGTCATCGACCTGGACCGCCCGAGCGCGCTGAACGCGCTGGACCTGGCCATGGTGCGGCGGATGACCGACACGCTGACGCGCTGGCGCGCCGACCCCGCGGTCCGCTCGGTGGTGGTGCGCAGCACCTCGCCGAAGGCGTTCTGCGCCGGCGGCGACATCCGGGCGATGCGCGACGCCGGGATGGCCGGCGACGACGCCGCGGTCCGGACGTACTTCTCCGAGGAGTACGCCCTTGACCTGCTGATCGCGCGCTACCCCAAGCCGTACACCGCGCTGATCGACGGCTACGCGATGGGCGGCGGCCTCGGCATCTCGGTGCACGGGTCGGCGCGGGTGGTGACCGAACGCGCGTCGCTGGCCATGCCGGAGAGCGCGATCGGCTTCTTCCCCGACATCGGCGCCAGCTACTTCCTGCCCCGGCTGCCCGGCGCGGTCGGCCGGTGGCTCGGGCTGACCGGCACCCGGATCGGCGGTGCGGCCGCCGTGGAGTGCGGGCTGGCCACCCACTACGTGCCCGCGGCCGAACTGCCGGCGCTGGAGGCCGGCTTGCTCGGCGGCGGGGAGCCGGCCGCCACGCTGGACCTCTTCGCCGCGCCCGCGCCCGTCTCGGAGATCGCCGGGCGCCGCGCCGTGATCGACCGCTGCTTCGGCGCGCCGGACCTGGCCGGGGTGCGCGAGCGGCTGGCCGCGGAGGCGGGGGGCACCGAGACCGGGGGCACCGAGGCGGGGGGCGCCGAGACCGGGGGCGCCGAGGCGGGGGGCGCCGAGACCGGGGGCGCCGAGGAGGACCGGGAGTGGGCCGCGGAGACACTCGCCGTGCTCGACGGCGCCTCGCCGATGAGCCTGCGGATCACCTGGGACCTGCTGCGCGCCGGCGAGGGCGCGACGCTGGAGGACTGCCTCGCCCGCGAGCTGGAGCTGGCCGTACGGACCGCGCGCGAGCCGGACTTCCACGAGGGCGTGCGCGCGCTGCTGGTGGACAAGGACCGCAGACCTGCCTGGTCGTCGCGCGGGTAG
- a CDS encoding class I SAM-dependent methyltransferase: protein MPREWDARTYDSLPLPHLGWGLRTLGRLPLRGDERVLDAGCGTGRDTEGLLDRLPSGRVVAVDGSVRMLDQLRERLACRLDRVDVVHADLTRPLPFDGTVDAVFSVAAFHWIEDHDALFASLASRMRAGARLVSDCGGRGNIAAVNAAVAEVRGAAPGGWEFAGVADTERRLAAAGFTDVEVRLRPDPARFEPGEQLESFLATVILGPDLDRLPAEEHEPFVKAVAARLAEPVVDYVRLEISAVRA, encoded by the coding sequence ATGCCCCGGGAATGGGACGCGCGGACCTACGACTCGCTGCCGCTGCCGCACCTGGGATGGGGCCTGCGGACCCTGGGCAGGCTCCCCTTGCGCGGCGACGAACGGGTCCTCGACGCGGGCTGCGGCACCGGGCGGGACACCGAGGGCCTGCTCGACCGGCTGCCGTCCGGCAGGGTGGTCGCCGTGGACGGGTCGGTCCGGATGCTGGACCAGTTGCGCGAGCGGCTGGCCTGCCGGCTGGACCGGGTCGACGTGGTGCACGCCGACCTGACCCGGCCGCTGCCCTTCGACGGAACGGTCGACGCGGTGTTCAGCGTGGCGGCCTTCCACTGGATCGAGGACCACGACGCGCTCTTCGCCTCGCTGGCCTCCCGGATGCGCGCCGGCGCCCGCCTGGTCAGCGACTGCGGCGGTCGCGGCAACATCGCCGCGGTGAACGCGGCGGTCGCCGAGGTGCGCGGCGCCGCGCCCGGCGGCTGGGAGTTCGCGGGCGTGGCGGACACCGAACGCCGGCTGGCCGCCGCCGGCTTCACCGACGTCGAGGTGCGGCTGCGGCCCGACCCGGCCCGCTTCGAGCCGGGCGAGCAGCTGGAGTCGTTCCTGGCCACGGTGATCCTGGGCCCCGATCTCGACCGGCTGCCGGCCGAGGAGCACGAGCCGTTCGTCAAGGCGGTCGCGGCCCGGCTCGCCGAACCGGTCGTGGACTACGTCCGGCTGGAGATCTCCGCGGTCAGGGCGTAG
- a CDS encoding LacI family DNA-binding transcriptional regulator — MSPQKRPTIADIAAAAGVSKGAVSYALNGKPGVSEQTRARVLELAARMGWHPSSAARALSDGRSGAIGLVVDRPAWVLGIEPFFTQLISGVQAQLAGTGTALMLQVTEDAAAEEAAYRRWWGERRVDGVLLVDLREDDPRLGLLAELGLPAVVVGHADPAPGRPSVWLDDGAAVREVLAYLAAMGHRRIARVAGPAHFVHTRERGEDFAAAAGELDLSEVRCVHADYSGDEGARATRRLLSGANRPTAVVYDNDVMAVAALGVAQEMGIAVPGELSVVAWDDSELCRLVHPALTAVSRSVPDYGRRVAAALLALIDGEDVPDTRLDAPVLVPRGSTAPAAARARR; from the coding sequence ATGAGCCCGCAGAAGCGTCCCACCATCGCCGACATCGCGGCGGCCGCAGGTGTGTCCAAGGGCGCGGTCTCCTACGCGCTCAACGGCAAGCCGGGCGTCTCGGAGCAGACCCGCGCGCGCGTGCTGGAACTGGCCGCGCGGATGGGCTGGCACCCCAGCAGCGCCGCCCGCGCGCTGTCCGACGGCCGGTCCGGCGCGATCGGCCTGGTCGTGGACCGACCCGCGTGGGTGCTCGGCATCGAGCCGTTCTTCACCCAGCTGATCTCCGGCGTGCAGGCGCAGTTGGCCGGTACGGGCACCGCGCTGATGCTCCAGGTGACCGAGGACGCGGCGGCCGAGGAGGCCGCCTACCGGCGCTGGTGGGGCGAGCGGCGGGTGGACGGCGTGCTGCTGGTGGACCTGCGCGAGGACGACCCGCGGCTCGGCCTGCTGGCCGAACTGGGCCTGCCCGCCGTAGTCGTGGGACACGCCGACCCCGCGCCGGGCCGTCCCTCGGTCTGGCTGGACGACGGCGCCGCGGTCCGCGAGGTGCTCGCCTACCTCGCCGCCATGGGACACCGCAGGATCGCCAGAGTCGCCGGCCCCGCGCACTTCGTGCACACCCGCGAGCGCGGCGAGGACTTCGCCGCCGCGGCCGGCGAACTGGACCTGTCGGAAGTGCGGTGCGTGCACGCCGACTACTCCGGCGACGAGGGCGCCCGCGCCACCCGCCGGCTGCTGTCCGGCGCGAACCGGCCGACCGCGGTGGTCTACGACAACGACGTGATGGCCGTCGCCGCGCTCGGCGTGGCGCAGGAGATGGGCATCGCGGTCCCCGGCGAACTGTCCGTCGTCGCCTGGGACGACAGCGAGCTGTGCCGGCTGGTGCACCCCGCGCTGACCGCGGTCAGCCGCAGCGTCCCCGACTACGGGCGGCGCGTCGCGGCGGCGCTGCTCGCGCTGATCGACGGCGAGGACGTGCCCGACACCCGGCTCGACGCGCCGGTCCTGGTGCCGCGCGGCAGCACCGCGCCCGCCGCGGCCCGCGCCCGCCGCTGA
- a CDS encoding ricin-type beta-trefoil lectin domain protein, with protein MSAAPHGRRPRRRTRRILLGMLTAGAAALTPVLALSATAHAAGESVQVYLTTTSDSGGRNVVKGLEQQAPISFASGTGGSGQNVTVDENTAYQQFTGAGASFTDTAAYLMNSSGALSASTRNTVMTKLFDPVNGIGIDFLRNPMGASDLARSNYTYDDMPSGQTDPSLAHFSIAHDQTDVLPLTKQAKQLNPALKVMGTPWTPPPWMKDNGSYVHGWLQSQYYAAYAQYFVKYIQAYQAAGVPIDYVSAQNEPTVGGDYPGADWNGSGLAYFTKNDLLPALHGANLSTKVLALDWNPDSYASFAAPTVDDASIRNDPNFGGIAWHGYEGSVSTQTDIHNQYPNVPSFDTEHSGGTWIGNQQKEDMENLIDYTRNWGQSWVKWSLAVDQNMGPHNGGCGTCTGLITVHNGDSRSGQVDYTIEYYTMGHLTKFVKPGAHRIDSGDNSTIRNVAWKNPDGSKALIAYNESASAQQLRVNWGNENFAYTLPAGASATFTWSGTQGSGTGTGHTGAITGYGGKCVDVAGGANANGTAVQLYDCNGTAAQAWTASGATLQALGKCMDVTAAGTADGTQVQLYDCNGTAAQQWTRGSGGTLVNTGSGKCLDATGPSSANGTRLQIWTCTGGANQQWTAPAA; from the coding sequence ATGAGCGCAGCCCCCCACGGCCGCCGGCCGCGGCGGCGCACGCGGCGCATCCTGCTCGGGATGCTCACCGCGGGCGCCGCGGCCCTCACCCCGGTGCTGGCCCTGTCCGCCACCGCCCACGCCGCCGGCGAGAGCGTGCAGGTGTACCTCACCACCACCAGCGACTCCGGCGGCCGCAACGTCGTCAAGGGACTGGAGCAGCAGGCCCCGATCAGCTTCGCCTCGGGCACCGGCGGCTCCGGCCAGAACGTCACGGTCGACGAGAACACCGCCTACCAGCAGTTCACCGGCGCCGGCGCGTCCTTCACCGACACCGCCGCGTACCTGATGAACTCCAGCGGCGCGCTGTCCGCGAGCACCCGCAACACCGTCATGACCAAGCTCTTCGACCCGGTCAACGGCATCGGCATCGACTTCCTGCGCAACCCGATGGGCGCCTCCGACCTGGCCCGCTCCAACTACACCTACGACGACATGCCGTCCGGCCAGACCGACCCGAGCCTGGCGCACTTCTCCATCGCGCACGACCAGACCGACGTGCTGCCGCTGACCAAGCAGGCCAAGCAGCTCAACCCGGCGCTGAAGGTGATGGGGACGCCCTGGACCCCGCCGCCGTGGATGAAGGACAACGGCTCCTACGTGCACGGCTGGCTGCAGTCGCAGTACTACGCCGCCTACGCGCAGTACTTCGTGAAGTACATCCAGGCCTACCAGGCGGCCGGCGTGCCCATCGACTACGTCTCCGCGCAGAACGAGCCGACCGTCGGCGGCGACTACCCGGGCGCCGACTGGAACGGCTCGGGCCTGGCCTACTTCACCAAGAACGACCTGCTGCCCGCGCTGCACGGCGCGAACCTGTCCACCAAGGTGCTGGCGCTGGACTGGAACCCCGACTCCTACGCCTCCTTCGCTGCGCCCACCGTGGACGACGCCTCGATCCGCAACGACCCCAACTTCGGCGGCATCGCCTGGCACGGCTACGAGGGCAGCGTCAGCACCCAGACCGACATCCACAACCAGTACCCGAACGTGCCCTCCTTCGACACCGAGCACTCCGGCGGGACGTGGATCGGCAACCAGCAGAAGGAGGACATGGAGAACCTGATCGACTACACCCGCAACTGGGGCCAGAGCTGGGTCAAGTGGAGCCTGGCCGTCGACCAGAACATGGGCCCGCACAACGGCGGCTGCGGCACCTGCACCGGACTGATCACCGTGCACAACGGCGACAGCCGCAGCGGGCAGGTCGACTACACCATCGAGTACTACACGATGGGCCACCTCACCAAGTTCGTGAAGCCCGGCGCCCACCGGATCGACTCCGGCGACAACTCCACCATCCGCAACGTCGCGTGGAAGAACCCCGACGGCTCCAAGGCGCTCATCGCCTACAACGAGTCCGCCTCGGCGCAGCAACTGCGCGTCAACTGGGGCAACGAGAACTTCGCCTACACCCTGCCGGCCGGCGCCTCGGCGACCTTCACCTGGTCCGGCACCCAGGGCTCCGGCACCGGCACCGGCCACACCGGCGCCATCACCGGCTACGGCGGCAAGTGCGTGGACGTCGCGGGCGGCGCCAACGCCAACGGCACCGCGGTCCAGCTCTACGACTGCAACGGCACCGCCGCGCAGGCGTGGACCGCCTCCGGGGCCACCCTGCAGGCGCTCGGCAAGTGCATGGACGTGACCGCCGCGGGCACCGCGGACGGCACACAGGTGCAGCTCTACGACTGCAACGGCACGGCGGCCCAGCAGTGGACGAGAGGCTCCGGCGGCACGCTGGTGAACACCGGCTCCGGCAAGTGCCTGGACGCCACGGGACCCAGCTCCGCCAACGGCACCCGGCTGCAGATCTGGACCTGCACCGGAGGGGCCAACCAGCAGTGGACGGCGCCGGCCGCCTGA
- a CDS encoding lysylphosphatidylglycerol synthase domain-containing protein, whose protein sequence is MVGLVAAAVLTGAVALVRCARGLRERLRALLASAAADLRALHRNRARVAALWGGSLAFPATHAAVLVAVAQSVHASVPASGVVAAYLCASTATGWLPTPAGLGSLDAALGLALVTAGASAVAATSTVLGYRLVTAWLPLVPGVVVLAVLVRCREL, encoded by the coding sequence GTGGTCGGCCTGGTGGCGGCGGCCGTGCTGACCGGCGCGGTGGCACTGGTCCGCTGTGCGCGGGGCCTGCGCGAGCGGCTGCGCGCGCTGCTGGCGTCGGCCGCCGCCGACCTGCGGGCGCTGCACCGCAACAGGGCGCGGGTCGCGGCGCTGTGGGGCGGATCGCTGGCCTTCCCCGCGACCCACGCGGCGGTGCTGGTCGCCGTCGCGCAGTCGGTGCACGCGTCGGTGCCGGCCAGCGGCGTGGTGGCCGCCTACCTGTGCGCGAGCACGGCGACCGGCTGGCTGCCGACGCCCGCCGGGCTCGGCTCCCTCGACGCCGCGCTCGGACTCGCCCTGGTGACGGCGGGCGCCTCGGCGGTCGCCGCGACGTCGACGGTGCTCGGCTACCGCCTGGTCACCGCGTGGCTGCCGCTGGTCCCCGGCGTGGTGGTGCTGGCGGTGCTGGTGCGCTGCCGCGAGCTGTAG